The following coding sequences are from one Chloracidobacterium sp. window:
- a CDS encoding NAD-dependent epimerase/dehydratase family protein, whose translation MSNITRVLVTGAGGFIGSHLVKYLKEKGYWVRGVDIKRPEFAETAADEFLDLDLRRWENCLAATEGIDEVYALAADMGGMGFISAHHAQILYNNSLINLHTLEAARENGASRYLYTSSACVYPEHLQEDANVVPLKETDVYPAYPQDAYGWEKLISERLCMHYRDDYGIETRTVRFHNIFGEDGTWDGGREKVPAAMCRKIARAKLLGDPNVEIWGDGEQTRSFCYIADCVEGIYRLMRSDHFEPINLGQDRMVSINELADIVSAIAGVEITKKHIDGPQGVRGRNSDNTTLREVLQWEPQITLEDGLAITYRWIEDQVRADLTEKGQLGSSTAN comes from the coding sequence ATGAGCAATATCACGAGAGTATTGGTAACGGGTGCAGGCGGATTTATCGGCAGCCACCTCGTAAAATATCTTAAGGAAAAGGGTTACTGGGTTCGCGGCGTTGATATTAAGCGTCCGGAGTTTGCGGAGACGGCCGCGGACGAATTCCTTGACCTCGATCTGCGGCGTTGGGAAAACTGTCTTGCTGCCACAGAGGGAATCGACGAGGTATATGCACTCGCAGCGGATATGGGCGGTATGGGCTTTATTTCCGCTCATCACGCTCAGATCCTTTACAACAATTCGCTTATAAATCTCCACACGCTCGAAGCCGCGCGCGAAAATGGTGCATCACGATACCTGTACACCAGTTCCGCTTGCGTCTATCCGGAACATTTGCAGGAAGATGCCAACGTCGTGCCGTTGAAAGAGACAGATGTTTACCCTGCGTATCCGCAAGACGCGTACGGCTGGGAAAAGCTTATCTCCGAGCGTTTGTGTATGCACTATCGTGATGACTACGGTATCGAGACCAGAACCGTGCGTTTTCATAATATTTTTGGCGAAGACGGCACGTGGGACGGCGGTCGTGAAAAGGTCCCGGCGGCAATGTGCCGTAAGATCGCACGGGCAAAACTGCTCGGTGACCCAAATGTCGAGATCTGGGGCGACGGCGAACAAACACGCTCGTTCTGCTACATTGCAGATTGTGTCGAAGGAATCTATCGTCTAATGCGTTCGGATCACTTTGAGCCGATAAATCTCGGTCAGGACCGAATGGTGTCGATCAATGAGTTGGCGGACATTGTCTCGGCAATTGCAGGTGTCGAAATTACCAAAAAGCACATAGACGGTCCCCAAGGCGTGCGCGGACGAAATTCGGATAATACGACCCTGCGTGAAGTGCTTCAATGGGAACCACAGATAACGCTCGAGGACGGACTGGCTATAACATACCGTTGGATCGAGGATCAGGTCAGGGCAGACCTCACTGAAAAAGGGCAACTCGGTTCGTCAACAGCCAATTAA
- the mutS gene encoding DNA mismatch repair protein MutS — MENVTPMLRQYLDIKKLYPGTILFFRLGDFYEMFNEDAILASRELEITLTARHKDSPNPVPMCGVPHHAASNYIARLVRRGYRVAICDQTEEAGKGVKLVKREVVRVITPGTAIDPQLVESKETVYLASVCGSGDSFAAAFLELSAGHFTVTQITAHDSWQKVCDEINSISPRELIFPASLRSSVTAAFDANAETSLFSDDRTRPIGGTQFTLTAVNDLDFDAVESERLLKEQFGVKELTGYGLADRIEAIRAAGACLKYAHDTQRATAGHITEISYFEASDSMVLDAVTLRNLEIVDTRGEKDKRTLFDVIDQNITGMGSRLLRQWLLRPSLKRSEIQTRLAAVSELRDPIFRDKLRFLLKDVSDLERLIGRLNLGTASPRDLIALNRSITQAPRINEVLGDARSLLLQVLAENIFELPEVRQLISTSISDEPPVNLNDGGVIRSGFNAELDDLRSVSTSAKQTIAGFEERERVRSGISTLKVRFNNVFGYYIEISKANLDRVPDDYERRQTLANAERYTTEQLKEWERKVLGADERIIRLEAELFQDVRTRVCSETRKLQSTARALATLDALGSLAETADRLNYVEPVLHDGDHIEIKNGRHPVVEAFIKESFIPNDVLMNNSTDRLLIITGANMGGKSTILRQIALIQILAQIGSFVPAASAKLPIIDRVWTRVGASDDLASGRSTFMVEMTETAAILHNATSRSLILLDEIGRGTSTFDGLSIAWAVAEYLHNSPEHSAKTLFATHYHELTELAENLPGAKNYQITASEKDGEVVFFHKLQPGKASKSYGIAVARLAGLPGTVIERAKVVLTKLEQYELAVFADESKTGLAKAAAGHAVAQASLFAVSNESAIDELRSLDVDGLDPLEAKSILAKVKARII; from the coding sequence ATGGAAAATGTGACGCCGATGCTTCGGCAATATCTGGATATCAAGAAACTCTATCCGGGAACTATTTTGTTCTTTCGGCTCGGCGATTTCTACGAGATGTTCAACGAGGATGCGATACTTGCCTCCCGCGAACTCGAGATCACGCTGACTGCCCGTCACAAGGATTCCCCAAACCCTGTTCCGATGTGCGGTGTTCCGCATCACGCGGCATCAAACTACATTGCCCGACTTGTCCGCCGCGGCTACCGAGTGGCGATCTGCGACCAAACGGAAGAGGCCGGAAAAGGTGTAAAACTGGTCAAGCGTGAGGTCGTCCGCGTTATCACGCCGGGCACGGCGATCGATCCACAGCTTGTCGAATCAAAAGAGACCGTCTATCTTGCCTCAGTGTGCGGCAGCGGTGATTCGTTTGCAGCGGCCTTTTTAGAGCTTTCCGCCGGGCACTTTACCGTAACCCAGATCACCGCCCACGACAGTTGGCAAAAGGTCTGTGACGAGATCAATTCAATTTCACCGCGAGAGCTGATCTTTCCGGCGTCGCTCAGATCGAGCGTGACGGCGGCATTCGACGCAAATGCGGAGACCTCACTCTTTTCAGATGATCGAACACGACCGATCGGTGGTACGCAATTTACGCTGACGGCCGTCAACGATCTCGATTTTGACGCGGTCGAGTCCGAACGGCTTTTGAAAGAGCAATTCGGTGTCAAAGAGCTCACCGGGTATGGGCTTGCCGATCGAATTGAGGCGATAAGGGCGGCCGGTGCCTGTCTAAAATATGCACACGACACACAGCGGGCGACGGCCGGACACATCACTGAGATCAGTTATTTCGAGGCATCCGACTCGATGGTGCTTGACGCCGTTACCTTGCGAAATCTTGAGATCGTCGACACTCGTGGCGAAAAAGACAAACGCACGCTATTTGATGTGATCGACCAAAACATTACCGGAATGGGCTCGCGGCTCTTGCGTCAATGGCTTTTGCGGCCGTCCCTCAAGCGAAGTGAGATACAAACTCGTCTAGCCGCGGTGAGCGAACTGCGTGACCCGATCTTTCGGGACAAACTGCGCTTTTTGCTAAAGGATGTAAGCGACCTTGAGCGCCTGATCGGGCGACTTAATCTCGGCACCGCGTCACCGCGCGACCTGATCGCATTGAACCGCTCTATTACTCAAGCTCCGAGGATAAATGAGGTCTTGGGCGATGCCCGTTCATTGCTGTTGCAGGTTTTGGCGGAGAATATCTTCGAACTGCCGGAGGTCCGCCAACTGATCTCAACATCGATCAGCGACGAACCGCCGGTCAATCTAAATGACGGCGGTGTTATACGTTCCGGCTTTAACGCCGAACTTGATGATCTCCGGTCAGTGTCGACATCGGCCAAGCAGACTATCGCCGGCTTTGAAGAGCGGGAACGCGTCCGAAGCGGTATATCGACCCTTAAAGTGCGTTTTAACAATGTCTTTGGTTATTACATCGAGATATCCAAGGCTAATCTTGATCGCGTTCCCGACGATTATGAGCGACGCCAGACGCTGGCCAATGCCGAGCGTTATACGACGGAGCAACTAAAGGAATGGGAGCGAAAGGTGCTCGGTGCCGATGAGCGTATCATCAGGCTCGAGGCCGAGCTGTTTCAGGATGTTCGAACAAGAGTTTGTTCGGAAACACGCAAATTACAATCGACCGCCCGAGCCCTCGCGACGCTCGATGCTCTCGGTTCGCTGGCTGAGACGGCCGACCGACTAAATTATGTCGAACCCGTACTGCACGATGGCGATCACATCGAGATCAAGAACGGCCGTCATCCTGTTGTCGAGGCTTTTATCAAGGAGTCGTTCATCCCGAATGATGTGTTGATGAATAACTCGACCGATCGACTTTTGATCATAACCGGTGCCAATATGGGCGGCAAATCGACGATCCTGCGTCAGATCGCCCTCATTCAGATCCTTGCTCAGATCGGCTCGTTCGTTCCTGCGGCATCAGCAAAGCTGCCGATCATTGATCGGGTCTGGACGCGCGTCGGTGCCTCGGACGATCTCGCGTCGGGCCGTTCGACTTTTATGGTCGAGATGACCGAAACAGCAGCGATCCTCCATAACGCGACATCGCGGAGCCTGATCCTATTGGACGAGATCGGCCGCGGTACATCGACTTTCGACGGATTATCGATAGCGTGGGCGGTTGCCGAGTATCTGCACAACTCTCCTGAGCACTCCGCCAAAACCCTGTTCGCGACTCATTATCACGAACTAACGGAACTGGCAGAAAACCTGCCCGGAGCGAAAAATTATCAGATCACTGCCTCCGAAAAGGACGGCGAAGTCGTATTCTTTCACAAATTGCAGCCGGGTAAGGCTTCGAAATCGTATGGGATCGCCGTCGCACGACTTGCGGGCTTGCCGGGAACGGTCATCGAACGTGCAAAGGTCGTTTTGACGAAACTCGAGCAGTACGAACTCGCCGTATTTGCCGACGAAAGCAAAACCGGACTTGCGAAAGCCGCTGCCGGCCACGCCGTAGCTCAAGCTTCCCTGTTCGCCGTGTCCAATGAGAGTGCGATCGATGAATTGCGGTCCTTGGACGTCGATGGACTAGATCCCTTAGAGGCAAAATCAATTCTTGCGAAGGTGAAAGCCCGGATCATCTAA
- a CDS encoding N(4)-(beta-N-acetylglucosaminyl)-L-asparaginase — protein sequence MNSPNRRDFLKAAAIGLPLLAASQSSAQTSKRKLYAKPVVVSTWDSGIRANAAAWKVLEKKGTALDAVEQAARSAEDEVSCCVGLDAFPDRDGFVTLDASIMDHRSNCGSVLYLQQIKNPISVARRIMEKTEHVILAGDGALQFAVENGFEKMPYRLSPDADKAWKEWLKKSEYSPVVNIENTPNRTKGPSTPLMFDDGSVNHDTMGTIALDADGNLSGACTTSGMAFKMHGRVGDSPVIGAGLFVDNKVGAATSSGVGEEVVRICGTHLIVELMRFGYTPEKACAEAVRRIVDRDRKKAEKFQVGFIAITSKGEVGAYSIQKGFTYSVTNSKVNKTLEAASYFK from the coding sequence ATGAATTCTCCAAATCGACGTGATTTTCTCAAGGCTGCAGCGATCGGTTTACCGCTGTTGGCTGCATCGCAGTCATCAGCCCAGACCTCTAAACGAAAGCTATACGCTAAGCCCGTTGTCGTCTCGACCTGGGATAGTGGGATCCGTGCTAATGCAGCCGCGTGGAAGGTGCTTGAGAAAAAGGGCACGGCACTTGACGCAGTCGAACAGGCCGCTCGATCGGCGGAGGACGAGGTGAGTTGCTGCGTCGGGCTTGATGCGTTTCCCGACCGCGACGGTTTTGTAACGCTCGATGCTTCAATAATGGATCACCGATCCAATTGCGGCAGCGTCCTGTATCTGCAGCAGATCAAAAATCCCATTTCGGTCGCTCGCCGTATAATGGAAAAGACCGAACACGTAATTCTCGCCGGTGACGGGGCACTGCAGTTTGCAGTCGAAAACGGATTTGAAAAAATGCCGTATCGGCTATCTCCGGACGCGGACAAAGCGTGGAAAGAATGGCTGAAAAAATCAGAATACAGTCCGGTCGTTAATATCGAAAACACTCCAAATCGTACGAAGGGACCATCAACACCATTAATGTTTGACGATGGCTCGGTAAACCACGATACGATGGGGACGATCGCTCTCGACGCTGACGGAAATCTTTCGGGAGCTTGTACGACGAGCGGTATGGCATTTAAGATGCACGGCCGCGTCGGCGATTCGCCGGTGATCGGGGCCGGACTTTTTGTCGACAATAAGGTCGGAGCGGCAACAAGTTCGGGCGTCGGCGAAGAGGTCGTGCGGATCTGCGGTACTCACCTGATCGTCGAATTAATGCGATTCGGGTACACACCTGAGAAAGCTTGTGCTGAGGCGGTCCGCCGTATCGTCGATCGCGACCGCAAGAAAGCCGAGAAGTTTCAGGTGGGTTTCATTGCGATCACAAGCAAGGGCGAGGTTGGAGCGTATTCTATCCAGAAGGGCTTTACGTATTCTGTCACCAATT
- the gmd gene encoding GDP-mannose 4,6-dehydratase, producing the protein MKKALITGITGQDGSYLTEILLAKGYEVHGIIRKSSSFNTARIDHLYRDPEILDKTLFLHYGDLIDPSSLNRLLEKIEPDEIYNLAAQSHVKVSFDVPDYTAQVDALGTLRFLDAIRETGLRRVKFYQASTSELFGKVQEVPQKETTPFYPRSPYGVAKLFAYWTIVNYREAYGIFASNGILFNHESPRRGNTFVTKKITREISRIISGNSDRLILGNLEAKRDWGFAPEYCEGMWQILQQDDPDDFVLATGETHSVREFVEMAFSCAGIEIGWSGTGADEKGIVRHVDKAKVSEQLGSDNITIKTDDVLVCLSDSYLRPTEVDLLIGDASKAREAFGWIPQTDFQHLVKIMVDADCAEMRGPGSHF; encoded by the coding sequence ATGAAAAAAGCACTAATTACAGGAATAACCGGCCAAGACGGCAGCTATCTAACCGAGATTCTGCTCGCGAAGGGCTATGAGGTTCACGGCATCATCCGTAAATCCAGTTCGTTCAACACGGCACGCATAGACCACCTGTATCGGGATCCTGAGATCCTCGACAAAACGCTATTCTTGCATTATGGCGATCTGATCGATCCGAGTAGCCTTAATCGGCTACTTGAAAAGATCGAACCCGACGAGATCTATAATCTCGCGGCTCAGAGTCACGTAAAGGTTTCATTCGACGTGCCGGACTACACCGCGCAGGTCGATGCTCTTGGAACGCTGAGATTTCTTGACGCGATCCGGGAGACCGGTCTTCGCCGCGTGAAATTCTACCAAGCATCGACTTCGGAACTATTCGGAAAGGTACAGGAAGTTCCGCAAAAGGAGACAACGCCATTTTATCCACGGTCACCGTATGGCGTCGCAAAGCTCTTTGCGTACTGGACGATCGTCAATTATCGCGAGGCATACGGTATCTTTGCCAGCAACGGAATTCTTTTTAACCACGAATCGCCACGTCGCGGTAACACCTTTGTTACCAAAAAGATAACGCGTGAGATCTCACGTATTATCTCAGGTAATAGCGATCGCCTCATACTTGGAAATCTAGAAGCGAAACGCGATTGGGGATTTGCTCCGGAATATTGCGAGGGAATGTGGCAGATCCTGCAACAAGACGATCCCGATGATTTTGTTCTAGCAACCGGTGAGACTCATTCGGTGCGTGAATTTGTCGAAATGGCATTTTCGTGCGCCGGTATCGAGATCGGATGGAGCGGAACCGGTGCTGATGAAAAGGGTATTGTGCGTCACGTGGATAAGGCAAAAGTAAGTGAGCAACTTGGTTCGGACAATATCACGATCAAGACAGATGACGTGTTGGTGTGTCTTAGCGATTCGTATCTTCGCCCGACCGAGGTCGACCTTTTGATCGGTGATGCCTCAAAGGCCCGTGAAGCATTCGGATGGATACCGCAAACGGACTTTCAACATCTGGTTAAGATAATGGTCGACGCAGATTGTGCTGAGATGCGCGGCCCGGGATCGCATTTTTAG
- a CDS encoding polysaccharide biosynthesis tyrosine autokinase — protein sequence MKEPRGIMKSPSGETTDLERSFEVPIAPAGRYPAYRDGGGSEGFQLMDYWRAIRKRLWLIIGITVLITTLTAIYMARKPNIYQARAVVQVDMEQTNPDLVTADRARPMAASDPSYFNTQLQLLGSEGLLRRVIKEHNLDANKEFQQAKNDGSVSPWRSLLRSVGLASDDTKKDTGTPELSANSTLATSDEIAEAVRLTPFVELVRKNLGVEPVREARATVKDTRLIEISFRGTNPELAAFVVNAIAETFTNQNQEKRSGTSRKTNDFLQERIANLQSDIKSDEEKLVQMTQQEGILKTDGETTLVLDRLSGLNKQLLDAENERKNAEANYVTVSNNPERVKALAEQEMTRFITEQENTIRLQQSDLQKKIADLRQTRELRLQEYQEGAAEIKEIDVQIRSYEDSIDKLLGRFRGDLDAFRQRTTKTILENLKTTYLRARDREEKIRIDFNRQYNEAQGQNQGAVSLKILQQTIDTNKGFLENLRKQMSGNDVAAQGTDNNISVTEIAIPPDIAVSPRRMTTVAAALFLSTLFGMGLALFLEYLDDTIRTTEEIENYLQLPALAAIPTFEPSTKRRLALVGSEEAEQERANSELLIYADSRSALAEAYRQLRTSILLSTAGHAPKSLLITSSLPSEGKTTTATNTAISLAQTGGKVLIIDADMRRPRLHAVFNISNGEGLSTLLSSELSDAETLAVIKQDPNTKLHLLTSGPIPPNPAELIGSDQMSNLLKFLSKEFTHVVIDSPPIASFTDGVLIASMVDGVILVVHAGKSSRQVIRRSRQLLNDIGAKIFGVVLNNANLRSQDNYYYSQSYYRSNTESTDDEDA from the coding sequence ATGAAAGAACCACGCGGGATAATGAAGTCACCGTCAGGCGAAACCACTGACCTCGAACGATCGTTCGAGGTCCCGATCGCGCCCGCCGGTCGTTACCCGGCATACCGTGACGGCGGCGGGTCTGAAGGCTTCCAATTGATGGACTATTGGCGGGCGATCAGAAAACGATTGTGGCTGATCATCGGCATTACGGTTCTGATCACGACGCTGACGGCGATCTATATGGCCCGCAAGCCTAATATCTATCAGGCGCGTGCGGTCGTGCAGGTCGATATGGAACAGACCAACCCTGATCTGGTGACAGCCGACCGAGCCCGGCCGATGGCTGCGAGCGACCCGTCGTATTTCAACACCCAGCTTCAGTTGTTAGGCAGCGAGGGCTTGCTCCGACGTGTGATCAAGGAGCACAACCTAGACGCTAATAAGGAGTTTCAGCAGGCTAAGAATGATGGATCGGTGTCGCCCTGGAGGTCCTTGCTGCGTTCCGTGGGACTTGCGAGTGACGATACGAAAAAGGACACCGGCACACCGGAATTATCCGCCAATTCGACGCTGGCGACCTCAGATGAGATCGCCGAAGCAGTTCGGCTTACGCCATTTGTGGAACTTGTGCGAAAGAATCTCGGTGTAGAACCGGTTCGTGAGGCCCGTGCCACCGTTAAGGACACGCGACTGATCGAGATATCGTTTCGTGGTACCAATCCTGAACTCGCTGCATTTGTAGTAAATGCTATTGCCGAAACATTTACGAATCAGAACCAGGAAAAGCGTTCGGGCACGAGTCGAAAGACCAACGATTTTCTGCAGGAGCGGATCGCGAACCTGCAATCGGACATTAAATCGGATGAGGAAAAGTTAGTTCAAATGACCCAGCAAGAGGGAATTTTGAAAACTGATGGCGAAACCACACTCGTTCTCGATAGATTGTCCGGACTAAATAAACAACTGCTCGATGCAGAGAATGAACGCAAAAATGCCGAGGCAAATTATGTAACTGTCAGCAATAACCCGGAACGGGTGAAGGCTTTGGCGGAGCAGGAAATGACCCGGTTTATCACTGAGCAGGAAAACACAATTCGACTTCAGCAGTCGGACCTTCAAAAGAAGATCGCGGACCTCCGCCAGACTCGTGAGTTGAGATTGCAGGAGTATCAAGAGGGAGCGGCGGAGATCAAGGAGATCGACGTTCAGATCCGGAGTTACGAAGACTCGATCGACAAGTTACTCGGCCGATTTCGCGGCGATCTCGACGCATTCAGACAACGAACGACGAAGACGATCCTAGAGAATCTTAAAACCACATATTTGCGGGCACGCGACCGCGAGGAAAAGATCCGCATTGACTTCAACCGTCAGTACAATGAAGCTCAGGGACAAAACCAAGGTGCCGTAAGCCTCAAGATCCTGCAGCAAACCATCGACACCAACAAGGGTTTTCTGGAAAATCTGCGAAAGCAGATGAGCGGAAATGACGTCGCGGCGCAGGGAACTGACAATAATATCAGCGTTACCGAGATCGCCATTCCGCCGGACATCGCTGTTTCGCCACGCCGAATGACGACGGTTGCTGCTGCACTTTTCCTTTCCACTTTATTCGGTATGGGGTTGGCATTGTTCCTGGAGTACCTGGACGACACGATCCGGACTACCGAAGAGATCGAAAATTACCTACAACTGCCGGCACTGGCAGCGATCCCGACATTCGAGCCTTCGACAAAACGGCGTCTGGCACTTGTCGGATCCGAAGAAGCGGAACAGGAGAGGGCCAATTCGGAGCTCTTGATCTACGCCGACTCGCGCTCAGCTTTGGCTGAGGCATATCGACAATTGCGAACGTCGATCCTATTGTCGACGGCGGGTCACGCTCCAAAATCGCTGCTTATCACATCGAGTCTGCCGTCTGAGGGTAAGACAACAACGGCGACCAACACCGCGATCAGCCTTGCCCAGACCGGCGGCAAAGTGCTCATAATCGACGCCGATATGCGTCGCCCGAGACTGCACGCGGTCTTTAATATCAGCAACGGCGAAGGACTTAGTACTTTGCTTTCGAGCGAATTGAGCGATGCTGAAACGCTTGCGGTCATTAAGCAAGACCCGAACACCAAACTGCATCTTCTGACGTCCGGCCCGATACCGCCAAATCCGGCTGAGTTGATCGGATCCGACCAGATGTCGAATCTGTTGAAATTCCTGTCTAAGGAATTTACCCACGTTGTTATCGATTCGCCGCCGATCGCGTCGTTTACTGACGGCGTATTGATCGCGTCGATGGTCGATGGAGTGATACTCGTCGTACACGCCGGCAAGAGCTCCAGGCAGGTTATCCGCAGATCGAGGCAGTTGCTGAATGATATCGGAGCGAAGATTTTTGGCGTAGTTCTAAACAACGCTAATTTGCGTTCGCAGGACAATTATTATTACTCGCAGAGCTATTATCGCTCGAATACTGAAAGCACTGACGACGAAGACGCGTAA
- a CDS encoding GDP-L-fucose synthase has product MNLSDKRIFVAGSTGMVGSAVCRELDRRGYGHVLKTNSSELDLIAQSAVNDYFFRERPQVVILAAAKVGGILANNTFRAEFIYNNLMIEANIINAAFRHGAEKLIFLGSSCIYPKMADQPMTEEALLTGPLEFTNEPYAIAKIAGIKLCESYYRQYGCNFISAMPTNLYGERDNFDLNTSHVIPALIRKFHEAKMSGAADVTAWGTGEPMREFLYVDDLAEAVVFMMENVGAVDLYDKGISHLNVGSGQDLRISDLAERIRTVVGFEGVIKFDTSKPDGTPRKLMSVDRIEKLGWKHTTTIGDGLERTYRWFIENCCK; this is encoded by the coding sequence ATGAACCTTTCGGATAAAAGGATATTTGTCGCGGGTTCGACCGGAATGGTCGGTAGTGCCGTGTGTCGTGAACTCGACCGTCGGGGATACGGCCACGTTCTAAAAACAAATTCGTCCGAACTCGACCTGATCGCGCAATCCGCAGTAAACGACTATTTTTTCCGTGAACGACCGCAGGTCGTAATACTGGCAGCCGCAAAAGTTGGGGGAATACTCGCCAATAACACCTTTCGAGCCGAATTTATTTACAACAACTTGATGATCGAGGCGAATATCATCAATGCCGCATTTAGACACGGGGCGGAAAAGTTGATCTTTCTCGGCAGCTCTTGCATTTATCCGAAAATGGCCGACCAGCCAATGACTGAGGAAGCATTGCTGACAGGCCCGCTCGAATTTACAAACGAGCCATACGCGATCGCCAAGATAGCCGGAATCAAGTTATGCGAGAGCTATTATCGGCAATACGGCTGTAATTTCATTTCCGCTATGCCTACCAATCTTTACGGCGAGCGGGACAATTTCGATCTGAATACCTCGCACGTCATTCCCGCATTGATACGTAAGTTTCACGAGGCAAAAATGAGCGGTGCGGCCGATGTGACGGCATGGGGAACCGGAGAGCCGATGCGCGAGTTTTTGTACGTCGACGACCTCGCTGAGGCGGTCGTGTTTATGATGGAGAATGTCGGCGCGGTGGACCTTTATGATAAAGGCATTTCGCACTTAAATGTTGGGTCGGGCCAAGACCTCCGGATCAGTGACCTCGCCGAAAGGATCCGCACGGTTGTCGGATTTGAGGGAGTTATCAAATTCGATACATCAAAGCCGGACGGCACGCCGCGTAAGCTGATGAGTGTCGACCGGATCGAAAAGCTTGGATGGAAGCATACTACTACCATCGGCGATGGGCTTGAGCGAACATATCGTTGGTTTATCGAAAATTGTTGTAAATGA
- a CDS encoding polysaccharide biosynthesis/export family protein: protein MLHKISIISILLIITGVTAVFAQTPSAQTVAAVSADARDDRYRIGYQDVLNIQVFRHPELGIEATVNPNGMIYLFRLEEPIVAVCKTERELARDIENAYKVKYLKNPQVNVIVREQKSQAMSVIGAVEKPGKYFVSKRVHLLELIALAGGPNKESGTRVMVARTGSTSNCRMPDSVVSDDVTVLGFKMREIQEGKRMLWMQPGDIVSVLDADMVYVYGNVIKPGEVKFREPITLRQAIASSQGLKPATDKSVVRVLRQIPDSIERKELIYNLSEIDKGRGSDPYLEPNDIVAVSKDSTKAILNGVVTTFTNGLPTILSRGIPIP from the coding sequence ATGTTGCATAAAATATCGATCATTTCGATCCTATTGATCATAACTGGCGTGACGGCCGTGTTCGCACAAACGCCGTCGGCACAGACCGTTGCGGCAGTCTCAGCGGACGCTCGTGACGACCGTTATCGCATCGGTTATCAGGATGTTTTGAATATTCAGGTCTTCAGGCATCCGGAACTCGGGATCGAAGCTACGGTCAATCCTAACGGAATGATCTATCTCTTTCGATTAGAAGAGCCGATCGTCGCGGTCTGCAAGACCGAGCGTGAATTGGCACGCGATATCGAAAACGCTTATAAGGTCAAATACCTTAAGAACCCGCAGGTAAATGTCATTGTTCGCGAGCAGAAATCTCAGGCAATGTCTGTGATCGGTGCGGTCGAGAAGCCGGGCAAATACTTTGTCAGCAAGCGCGTGCATTTACTTGAGTTGATCGCTCTGGCCGGTGGCCCGAATAAAGAGTCCGGCACTCGCGTAATGGTCGCCCGCACCGGCAGCACATCCAACTGTCGTATGCCCGACTCTGTCGTAAGCGATGACGTTACGGTGCTCGGTTTTAAGATGCGTGAGATCCAAGAGGGCAAACGTATGCTCTGGATGCAGCCTGGAGATATCGTATCGGTGCTCGATGCGGATATGGTCTATGTTTACGGCAATGTGATCAAACCCGGCGAGGTCAAATTTCGTGAACCTATTACCCTGAGGCAGGCGATCGCGTCTTCACAGGGACTAAAACCGGCGACCGACAAGAGCGTTGTTAGAGTGCTGCGGCAGATCCCTGACAGCATCGAGCGCAAAGAGCTAATATACAATCTTTCCGAGATCGACAAAGGACGGGGCTCGGACCCTTACCTCGAACCGAACGACATCGTGGCTGTTTCAAAGGACAGCACCAAAGCGATCTTGAACGGAGTCGTAACAACATTTACTAACGGGCTCCCGACGATCCTCTCACGGGGAATTCCGATCCCCTAA